The Spirochaetaceae bacterium genomic sequence GGCTGCAGCTACCCGCCGCCACCGGTCAATCCGTACCCGGGACCGCGGAGTCGCCGGCCAGCACCGTCAGCGCCGCGAACAGGTCGGGGCCGTCGTTGCACCTCGTCGAGACTACCAGGCCGGTGAGGCGGTCCGGAGCAAGCGTCGGTTCGGTCAAACGTGCACGTTCCGCGGGTGCTGCAGGCCAGCGGGCAGCCGTGGCCCGACACGACCGACACATCGCACTGCACGCCAATCCTGCTTCCGGTCAACAGGAACCTCAACCCGATTCCAGCGCCGACGGTATGTGGCCGCCACGCTAACCTGGCTCAGGTGCCGTCCGAGTTCCCTGCGGCGACGCCGCCCCCTCCGGCCGGCGCCGCGCCCACGCGGGCGAGGAAGTCGGCGCCGGTGCCGCACTGCACCAGCCAATCGCCGACTTCGGCCAGACGCTCCGTGTCGGTGATGGGCGCCAACAGCTCGGCCAGGCGTTCGGCGGTGGCCACTCCGAAGCGCGCCGCCGTCATTCGGCACAGCAGCGCTCGTTCGTGCTCAAGCCCCTGCTCGCGTCCCTGCTCGAGCCCTTGCTCCAGCCCCTGCTCGAGCCCTTGCTCCAACCCCTGCTCGAGGCCTTGCTCCAACCCCTGCTCGAGGCCTTGCTCCAATCCCTGCTCGAGGCCTTCCTTCTGCCACTCCTTGGACCATTCGGCCGCTCGTTCCACCAGCGTCATACTCACGTCCTCCAACTTCCGTATCGGCGGCAGCTCCGCCCCGCTCGGCACCAGCCGCTCCACGATCTGCCGCATCCAGTCCGCGAACGCCCGCCGCACCTGCAGGTCCGGCAGCCAAGCCGCCAGCTCCTCCGCCACCCGCGCCACGTCGCTCAGCGAGCGGCTCTGCTCCAACCCGACCACCGCGCTCATCCGGTTGCGGCTCGGTAAATCGTCCGCTGCTACACGCCGCTCGTCAAGTACGAAGTAACGCTGCGCCGGTTGAAACGGCGCCAGCAGCGGCCCCACCGGCGCGATCAGCTCCCCCATCTGCAGCGGTGACTGCCATGGCTCGTCGCCATTGTACAACACCAGCGGCAACACCGCGGGCAGCCGGCCATCGGCGTCAAGCTGCTCGTTGCGCGCCAGCTCCTGGTACAGCAGCCCGGTGTAGGTGAGTATCCGCAACGCCATCAACGGGTCGTCGGTCGATTGGAACTCCACCAGCAACAACAGGTACAGCCAGTTGCTGCGCAAGCGCATCCGCCAAACGTTGTCGCCGTGGCGCTTGAGCAGTTCGTCGCTGATGTATTCCGTCGACAGTTTCCCCAGAGTGGCAAAGTCGACCTCCTCGATCCAGTTGCCGGGGACGAAACCGCGCAGGAGATCCTCGATCACGCGCGGGGAGGCGAAGATCCGCTTGTAGTTCTCGTCGTGCATCCAGCACTGAGGATACCCGAACCCGGCGGGGCGGCCGCCACCATGCGGCTGATCCCGTCGGCGCCGCGCGGGTATCCGCCACCCGTCAGCTCGTACACGGGACAGCGGGCCTGCTTCTTCAGCGGCCGATCATCTCTCCTGTCACGTGGCATTCCGGCGCGCCGGGTGTCGCGGTACAGGACAGGAACGATTCAGGGTGATCGAGCAGTCGCTCTTGCACTGACCTCAGCGCCGCGAGGAACTGTTCGCCCAAACCCGGCTGCCGCGACTCGTACCACCCATAGGCATCCTCGATGTCGGCGGTGGCCGCCGGCCGGACGACGACCCGCTTCACCGGCGCCGACTGCCAGTTGACCTGCGTTGCACCGTGACCATTGGCGGCGTCATCATGGCCGAGGCTTCGCTGAGCTTCCTCGGTTTCGGTCTTCCCCCGGATGTCGCCACCTGGGGTGGCATGCTGAGCAACGACGGGCGCCGGTTCATGGAGTTGGCGCCATGGCTGGCCATCTGGCCGGGCCTTGCTCTGACCATCGTGGTGTACAGTCTGAATATGCTCGGCGATGCGCTCAGAGACCTGCTCGACCCCCGGCTGAAGGGCGGTGTGGGTCGTCTCGGCGCCGACAATCGCGCCAAGTCGGTCTTGCAGCGCCCGGACGGTTTCCTCAGAGCATATTACCCTGGTCACCAACAACCAGCGCGAGTTCGAGCGGGTGGACGGCCTGCGCACGGCTCGCTGGGTGTGAGTCCGTTGCCGCGCGTCCCGTGTCGGGTGCGACCCATACCGGTCCGGTGCAGGGCCGTTGCCGTAGCGCCCGGAGCGGCTTCGCGCGGCATTGCGGTTCGCCCGACCTGCCTGACCTTGCCGGGTACCCGGCAAGGTACGTAGACTCGCCGGCATGCGAGTGTACATCGGCACCTATACCCGCGACGACACGGGCAGCGAGGGCATCTACCGCGGCGAGCTGGACGTCGGCACCGGGGAATTGACCGTGCAGGGGGTGGCGGCGCGGGTCGACAATCCGTCGTTCCTGGCGTTGAGCGCGGCGGGGGACTTCCTGTACGCGGTCAATGAGGTGAGCGACCTCGGCACCGGCAAGCACGGCGCCGCCAGCGCGTTCCGGGTGGCGTCCGACGGCGCGCTGACCGCGGCCGGGCAGCAACTGGCCGGGGCGTCCGGGCCGTGCCACGTGTGCGCCCACCCGAGCGGCGAACTGGTGTTCGCGGCCAACTACGGCGGCGGCGCCCTGTCGATGTTCCGCTGCGCCGGCGGCGACTTGGTGGAGCGGCTGGTGACCATCGACCACGAGGGCAGCAGCGTCAACCCGGAGCGGCAGCAGGAGCCGCATCCCCACTCCGTGAACCTGTCGCCGGACGGCGCCTGGCTGTACGTGCCCGACCTGGGCATCGACCGCATCGTGATCTACCGCATCGACGTGGCGGCCGCGACGCTGACCCGCGCCGGCGAAACGGCCACCGCTCCCGGCGCCGGGCCGCGCCACTTCACCTTTCACCCGCGCGGGCGGGTCGCCTACGGCATCAACGAACTCGACTCCACGGTCACGGCCTATGCGTACGGCGCCACCGACGGCAGCCTGACCGAAATGCAGACCGTGTCGACCCTGCCCGACGGCTGGTCCGGCGTCAGCACCTGCGCCGACATCCACGTGCATCCCAACGGGCGCTTCGTGTACGGCTCCAACCGCGGCCACGACAGCATCGCCATCTTCGCCATCGGCGGCGACGGGCGGCTGGAGCCGGTGGGCCACGAGTCCACGCAGGGCAGGACGCCGCGCAACTTCGCGCTCGACCCGTCCGGCGCGCTGCTGCTCGCCGCCAACCAGGACAGCGGCACCATCGTCACCTTCCACGTCGACGCGGCGACCGGCCTGCTGCGGCCTACCGGCCACGTGGCCGCCGTCCCCTCCCCGGTATGCGTGGTACCGGTGCCCGGTACCTGACGGAGCCAGTCACCGCGGTATGTGTACAGCAGCCCGTGGCGAAACTCCGACTGCATTCGAGCGGCGATCCATCCCGGCTGGCTGCGTTGCTTCTCGCTCACATATGCCCTGATATGCTCGTACGTCACGCCTTGCCAGCCGGGCGCCTCGCCGCTCTCGGTGCGACGCCGGGTTCCGCCACGGGCTGCTAGGGGCCGGCCGGACTTGCGTGTTCGGCGTGAGCGCCTACGAAAGAGGGAGGCCGGAGCGGGAGGAGCAGCGATGAAACCTGGATCGGGGGAGACCCTGTTGGAGCCGGCGCGCGAGGTGCCGGTGTATGGCAGTTGCGACGTGCTGGTGCTCGGCGGCGGGCCGGGCGGTACCGCGGCGGCGATCGGCGCGGCGGCGGCCGGGGCGGACACGGTGCTGGTGGAGCGCTACGGCCACCTGGGCGGGCTGGCCTCGGGCGGGCACGTGTGCTTCATCGACCGCATGACCGACTGGGACGGGCGCACGGTGGTGGCCGGCGTCGGAGAGGAGTTCATGGACCGCTGCGGGGTGGAGGCGGGCGGCATCATCGGCCCGGAGCGCCGGTACTGGGGCAGCCGCGACGCGGAGCTGGTCGAGTACTGGGGGCCGCGCGCCAACGCCCACCGCGGCGTGGTGTGCTGGTCGCCGACCATCGATCCCGAGATGCTGAAGCTGGCCTCCAACGACCTGGTGCGCGAGCGCGGCGTGCACACCCTGTTCCACTGCTGGGCGGTGGCGCCGGTGATGCGGGAAGATGCCGCCGTGCCCACC encodes the following:
- a CDS encoding Rpn family recombination-promoting nuclease/putative transposase, whose amino-acid sequence is MHDENYKRIFASPRVIEDLLRGFVPGNWIEEVDFATLGKLSTEYISDELLKRHGDNVWRMRLRSNWLYLLLLVEFQSTDDPLMALRILTYTGLLYQELARNEQLDADGRLPAVLPLVLYNGDEPWQSPLQMGELIAPVGPLLAPFQPAQRYFVLDERRVAADDLPSRNRMSAVVGLEQSRSLSDVARVAEELAAWLPDLQVRRAFADWMRQIVERLVPSGAELPPIRKLEDVSMTLVERAAEWSKEWQKEGLEQGLEQGLEQGLEQGLEQGLEQGLEQGLEQGLEQGREQGLEHERALLCRMTAARFGVATAERLAELLAPITDTERLAEVGDWLVQCGTGADFLARVGAAPAGGGGVAAGNSDGT
- a CDS encoding type II toxin-antitoxin system RelE/ParE family toxin — translated: MVTRVICSEETVRALQDRLGAIVGAETTHTALQPGVEQVSERIAEHIQTVHHDGQSKARPDGQPWRQLHEPAPVVAQHATPGGDIRGKTETEEAQRSLGHDDAANGHGATQVNWQSAPVKRVVVRPAATADIEDAYGWYESRQPGLGEQFLAALRSVQERLLDHPESFLSCTATPGAPECHVTGEMIGR
- a CDS encoding lactonase family protein: MRVYIGTYTRDDTGSEGIYRGELDVGTGELTVQGVAARVDNPSFLALSAAGDFLYAVNEVSDLGTGKHGAASAFRVASDGALTAAGQQLAGASGPCHVCAHPSGELVFAANYGGGALSMFRCAGGDLVERLVTIDHEGSSVNPERQQEPHPHSVNLSPDGAWLYVPDLGIDRIVIYRIDVAAATLTRAGETATAPGAGPRHFTFHPRGRVAYGINELDSTVTAYAYGATDGSLTEMQTVSTLPDGWSGVSTCADIHVHPNGRFVYGSNRGHDSIAIFAIGGDGRLEPVGHESTQGRTPRNFALDPSGALLLAANQDSGTIVTFHVDAATGLLRPTGHVAAVPSPVCVVPVPGT